A region of the Cyanobium usitatum str. Tous genome:
ACACCGGACTCAGCACAGGCCTGGGCCGCAGCGCATCGGGGCACCCTCAGAACGAACTGGTTCCAGCTGTGGCCATCTGGGCCAAGCTCTGGCAAGGCGACACCCGAAAGGGCGGCCAAATGCTCGCGGTAGTGCCGGGCGATAGCACCGCGGCGCTCAACCCAGCGAGGCAGGTGGGGCAGCTTGACGTTGAGCACCGCCGCCTGCATGGCGTCAAGGCGGCTGTTGTAGCCCAGAGCCGTGTGCAGGTAGCGGCGGGGCATGCCGTGCACCGCCAGCTCCCGCATGGCCTGGGCTAGCTCGGCATCGCGGCAGGTGATCGCCCCTCCATCACCAGCGGCACCCAGATTCTTGGTGGGAAAAAAGCTGAAACAGCCCACATCCCCCCAGCTGCCCACGGGCCGGCCCGCCCAGCTGGCACCGGTGGCCTGGGCACAATCTTCGACCACCTTGAGGCCATGGCGCTCAGCGATGGCACACACCCGCTCCATGTCCACGGGACGCCCAAACAGGTGCACCGGCAGCAGGGCCCGGGTGGCCGGCGTGATCGCCGCCTCCAACTGATCGAGATCGATCAGGTAGCTGCTCTCCTCCACATCGACAAACACCGGCGTGGCGCCCACGGCGCTGATCGCTTCAGCGGTGGCAAAGAAGCTGAAAGAAGCCGTGATCACCTCATCGCCTGGACCGATGCCCAAGCCCCGCAGGGCCAGGATCAGGGCATCGGTGCCGCTGTTGCAGCCGATGGCGTGGGGAACTCGACAGGCCTCAGCAAAATCCTGCTCAAAGCGGGCGATCGTGGCGCCGCCGATGTATTGACCGCTGCGCAAAACCTCAAGCACAGCCTGATCTAGAGCTGCTCCCAGCCCTTGAAGCTGATCGCTAAGGCTGAAGGGGGGCACTTGCATAGCGGGCAATTTACGCCTTTCAGGCCTACGCCTTGGTGGCCGGATGCCAGTTGGTGGTTGACCCAAGTGGGGCCGGGCCATGATCAACTCACCATGCGCCACGGAAGCCCGGCGATGATCCCAGCTCGGCGAAGACAACATGCCCTGGCCAGTGGGCTTGCCAGCGTGGTCGGCACCGCCTTACTGAGCGCCTGCGTGCCGGCCCACCGCCATCCCACCTGGGCGATCTACCCGCTGCAGCGGCGCCTGCCCAACGACGGCCTGGCCGTGGTGAGTCAGCCCGATGGCTACGGCCTGCACATCTGGATCGACACCGACACCCGCCAGAGCGGCAGCTGCAAGCCCCGCTGGAGCGCCGATGCGGCCCGGCTGTTCAACGGCAACGGCACGGCCCCATTCAGCTCGGGCCTGGCGCCGCGCCAAGAGTTCTTCCAGGCCGTCGCCCGCCAGGACGTGCGCCGGGCCCTGCGCCAGCAGAGCGAGGCCCTCTGTCAGCAACAGGCCCCCCGCAGCAGCTTCAGCTGGCTGGAGCCGCCCCGCAACGCCGCCGAAATCAAGCCGGAGCCCTACCCGCTGCTGGAGGAAGCAGACCTGCTCAGCGATCCCAACGAGGTGCTGGAGCAGGAGGAGCGGCTGCTGAACCCCGCCCCCACAGC
Encoded here:
- a CDS encoding DegT/DnrJ/EryC1/StrS family aminotransferase, with the translated sequence MQVPPFSLSDQLQGLGAALDQAVLEVLRSGQYIGGATIARFEQDFAEACRVPHAIGCNSGTDALILALRGLGIGPGDEVITASFSFFATAEAISAVGATPVFVDVEESSYLIDLDQLEAAITPATRALLPVHLFGRPVDMERVCAIAERHGLKVVEDCAQATGASWAGRPVGSWGDVGCFSFFPTKNLGAAGDGGAITCRDAELAQAMRELAVHGMPRRYLHTALGYNSRLDAMQAAVLNVKLPHLPRWVERRGAIARHYREHLAALSGVALPELGPDGHSWNQFVLRVPRCAAAQACAESGVSCTPAPDSASFGLPEACCRDWLKQQLQDAGVSTIIYYPIPIHRQPAYADLGYGPGSLPVTERLCTEVLSLPIFPELSGEQQQRVVEVLRTVVAQPLIAA